CCGAAGCCATCACCGAAAACAAAACCCTCGACCCTTGGGCGGCACACCGCAAACTGCCCGATGTAAAGAAAGAAACTTTTAGGGATTGGTATATTAAAAACAGAAAAAGCAATGAGCAATAAAACAAGAATTTTTACAATCGGTACGGGAAAGTTTGAAAAAACGCACCCAAAATCGAATACCCCAAAATCCCGACTTACGAAAAGGAGAATGTGGATTTGAAATCCCTTTTTGAAATAAATCTGAAATTGGCAGCGGTAGATTTTTACGATGTTTCTTCTGTGGAAGAAGCTCAAAAAATAATGCAGGAAAAACTGCCTGACACAAAAGTTGTTTGTTCAGCTACCGATGAGTGGAAAGGAAATAAAGACATCAACAAAATCGCTCGTCCGCAAGATTTGGCAGATGTGGATTTGGGAATTTTCCGGGCTGAATTTGGCGTTGCAGAAATGGGAATGGTTTGGGTAACGGAAAAATCGCTGAAAGTGAATGCTATCGGGTTTTTGTCGCAGCATTTAGCCGTGCTATTAGACCCTGCCAATATTACCGAAAATATGCACACTGCTTACAATATTCCCGGTTTATTCGATGTGAACTACGGCTGTTTTGTAATGGGACCATCAGCAACTGCCGACATCGGAGCGGTTTTGGTTCGTGGTGCACAAGGAGCAAAATCTTTGACTTTGTTTTTTTTGAAGAAATAAAAAACCTGCGGAAAATCCATATTTATAGAATTTTCAGCAGGAATACTATTTTTACTATAATTGTATTTTAAAAATGTTTCAATAAAAAAAGGCTGTTCTCTGACTTGAGAATAGCCTTTTTGATGATGATATATTATTTTAAATGCGAACGTAGCATCCAAGCTGTAGTTTCGTGCTGCTCCATTAACGTGGTAAGATAGTCGCTTGTTCCGTAAGCAAATTCTACTTCATTACCAATTTTTACAATACATTCCCGAAGATAGACGATAATTGCATCGTGGTCTGCCAAAAGATTTTTCATATAGCTCAAACTATCATTTTTTCCATCTCCTTGTTCCGATAAATGCGTTAAACCAAGATATTGCTTCATCGTTGCAGGTGCATAATGTCCCAATTTTCTTAATCTTTCAGCAACATCATCTACTACGTTTTCCAATTCCGTATAAAGTTGTTCAAAATACACGTGTACCGTATGAAAATCCGATCCTTCCACATTCCAATGTGCATTACGGGTTTTAAGGTACAGTAAAAATTCATCAGCCAATAAAGGCTCTAACATTTCTGCAAGGATTTCTGTTTGTTTTGGTGTAAGACCAATATCTGCTTTTGCCATAATTTTGTTTTTTATTTGTTTAACAATTATTAATTTAGAATATAATACATCGCTTAGTGAAGTCTAAAACCAGTCTTGCAAATTTACAATTCTTATTGTTTTAAAAGCAACCTACTATTTGTTTTTTTTATTTAAAAATCAACAAGATAAAACTTACAGCAGCAGACTAGAATGAAACACTTGCCTGTAACAAGGGGTTTGCAAAATGGCGGGGTTAAGTCTAAATTGAAACTTTCTGCTTCGTAAACCGCAAAAGCCAATTTTATTGGCTTTTTTCATAAATTAGCAAATAGAAATTGGCTTTTGCTACGTGTCGTCTAAATCGAAACTTCCATCTTCGATTTTCCGCCACTTCGCAAAGCCCCTACCCGTTATTCAACCTCTTTTAGCTTTTTGATTTCTTCTCGCCTCCTATCTATACTGTATAATAGTTTGTTTTCCTCTTCTCTTTTAATCACCAAATCGTGGAATTTATCAGAGTTTAGAGAGTATGCGGAATCGATGTGCGCAGTAATATCTGGCATTTCCAAAGTCATCATCCGGTAACGAAGTTCATACGATGTCTTATCACCGATCTGTCGATCCTTTTCCAGTAACATACCTAATCCCAATGAAAGAATGATCGAAAAACAATATCATGATAATGACCACGGGCGTGGATTTCAGGTCAACGCCGTAAAGATGCCTTATCTTCACGCTGTCGGGTATCTGAGATACTTTGGCAACTATTTCATTTTCCTTTTCAGTCAATATTGAAAGGTGTTTGCTTGTTGTCTCGGAACTCCTGTTGGCTACATCTTCCAGAGAACCGTAGTCTTTGATAATCTTGGATAAGATGTCGTGTTCCTGTTTGATAAAGGCTTTTATCTGGGTTAGATGTTCCTGATCCTTTGCACGCATATCGTGAAATTCCTGCATCGCTTTTTCATTTGCCGAGAGCAACGATACAATGGTCGGCATGATGCGTACAATATCTTCCGTAATGAGGTCTGTGTTCTCCTGTAGGGAATCGACCTGCTGTTTGATGTTTTCCAATTCTGTCTGCATAATTTCTAACGTTTTAATTTCCAGTTCTTTTTCTTTTTTCGTTTTTTGATAAAGGGGTCTTCCTGCTCCGGTGTAATTTCAGGGATCGAAAATAAAGCGGATGCTATATCTCCGATAGTTTCGCCGATACTGGTATCTGTCAGGTGACCTGTCGAAACGTTGCTTTCCACCTTGTGGAATTGTTCCTGTACGTTATCGATCCCGTTCAATGCCTTGTCGATCTGTCCGAAGCTCAACGAACGGTCAACGGCAGAACCCTGAAATACCTGTCCGTTCTTGGAAAATGAAACGCCCTGTATTTCATCTGTTCCCGACCGGTACTTAAACTGGATTTCCACACCCCTGTACCGTATATAGTTTTCCAGTTCAGCCCAGTTTTTGCTGTGGCGTTATACCTGCCTTGACAGTATCGTAAATCTGGTATCTTGTCCTGTCGTTACCTTTGAGCCGTCCCCTGTTGACATTCTCTTTGCCCTCGGACTGCTTGAAGCCATACATGGCATTGAGTTCCTTACAGGCTTTAAAGCTCTTGTACCTCCCATTGCTGTTGGAGATCGTCTTGCCATAATCGTTCACACGGTTGTAAATGATGTGGATGTGATCGTGTTTGCGGTCATGATGTCTGACCATCAGACACTGTGTATCCTTGATCCCCATTTTGGAGAGATACCGCTTGGCGGATGACACCATGATGTCATTGTTCAGCATGTTCTTGTCATCGGTATTCCATGAGAGAATAATATGCCCGACTGCATTGCCCAATCTGGGGTTCAGCATCCGCTGAAAATTAAAATCCTGTGCAATGGTCTTAGCCGAATCCGTCCGCAGTCCGTTAGCGTGGATGATCTCACTGTCTTTTTTCAGCACATACCCCACACATCCGCCGAATGATTTCCCCTCAATTATCTTCGCTATCATGGCGCAGTAGTTTATCGATACAATGGTTGATGTGGCTGATCGTATTCCGGCACTCCGTTGCCACGTCAAGCAATCCTGTTTGGTGGGCTTTCTTTGTCAACTGGTTGAGGTTGTTCGAAGCTCCTGTGATTGCCCTGAACGCTTTCAACTGTTCTTGTGTAAACCTCGGCACGATCTTGCGAAGGATCGCACTTTTACGTACCCATTCTGATTTGCTCATGCCTGCGGTTTCTGCATTATGCAGAACCTTTTTATGTTCCGTTTCATCGAAACGGACATTGATCCTAAACCGCTTTTTATTTTCCAGTGCGGGTCTACCGCCTTTGTTCTTGGTGTCTGTCATGATGTTCTTTTTTCGCTGCGACCATCGGGAGCTTATCGGTTTTGGGGTCACCAAAACACAACCTTGCTCCCTACCTATTCGATAGCTTTCTCCCCGATGGGATATTTTGGGACTGTCCTTGTGAGGAGGTTAAGATCAGGTAGTCATTGACATCCTTGATCCGTTTGCCCGGTCCCTGTAGTTGCTTGGTTCCATTTTTTACGGTGTGCGTTTTTCTCAAATTGACCCAGTAAAATCTGGTAAGATTTTTTCCCGCTCGCGTCATTGTCCAGATAACTCGTTATACCATTATGCCGCTGAAAGAATGGAAATGCTTTTTG
The Sphingobacterium daejeonense genome window above contains:
- a CDS encoding LutC/YkgG family protein, with product MDLKSLFEINLKLAAVDFYDVSSVEEAQKIMQEKLPDTKVVCSATDEWKGNKDINKIARPQDLADVDLGIFRAEFGVAEMGMVWVTEKSLKVNAIGFLSQHLAVLLDPANITENMHTAYNIPGLFDVNYGCFVMGPSATADIGAVLVRGAQGAKSLTLFFLKK
- a CDS encoding Dps family protein, with the protein product MAKADIGLTPKQTEILAEMLEPLLADEFLLYLKTRNAHWNVEGSDFHTVHVYFEQLYTELENVVDDVAERLRKLGHYAPATMKQYLGLTHLSEQGDGKNDSLSYMKNLLADHDAIIVYLRECIVKIGNEVEFAYGTSDYLTTLMEQHETTAWMLRSHLK
- a CDS encoding relaxase/mobilization nuclease domain-containing protein, with protein sequence MIAKIIEGKSFGGCVGYVLKKDSEIIHANGLRTDSAKTIAQDFNFQRMLNPRLGNAVGHIILSWNTDDKNMLNNDIMVSSAKRYLSKMGIKDTQCLMVRHHDRKHDHIHIIYNRVNDYGKTISNSNGRYKSFKACKELNAMYGFKQSEGKENVNRGRLKGNDRTRYQIYDTVKAGITPQQKLG
- a CDS encoding plasmid mobilization protein, whose product is MTPKPISSRWSQRKKNIMTDTKNKGGRPALENKKRFRINVRFDETEHKKVLHNAETAGMSKSEWVRKSAILRKIVPRFTQEQLKAFRAITGASNNLNQLTKKAHQTGLLDVATECRNTISHINHCIDKLLRHDSEDN